From Xylanibacter oryzae DSM 17970, a single genomic window includes:
- the cdaA gene encoding diadenylate cyclase CdaA, with translation MFFDFGIKDIIDICLVALMLYYIYRLMKESRSLNVFIGILIFVVIWLFVSQVLEMRLLGAIMDKLVSVGVIALIILFQEEIRKFLYTLGAHQRMKTFINFFSSSSNREKDVDKTAIIPIVLACMSMSKDKVGALIVVERSAPLDDIVDTGDTIDANINQLLIENIFFKNSPLHDGAMVIANKRIRAAGCILPVSHNLDIPKDLGLRHRAAMGISQESDAIAIVVSEETGNISVAIKGTFQLRLSAEQLESILTQEMA, from the coding sequence ATGTTCTTCGATTTCGGCATAAAAGACATAATAGATATCTGCCTGGTAGCGTTGATGTTGTACTACATATACAGGCTGATGAAAGAATCACGCTCTCTCAATGTGTTTATTGGCATATTGATATTTGTGGTAATATGGCTGTTCGTGTCGCAAGTGCTTGAGATGCGCCTGCTTGGTGCCATAATGGACAAGCTGGTGAGCGTTGGTGTTATTGCTCTTATAATCTTATTTCAGGAGGAGATACGTAAATTCTTATATACGCTTGGTGCTCATCAGAGAATGAAGACGTTTATTAACTTTTTCTCTTCCAGTTCAAACCGCGAGAAGGATGTGGACAAGACGGCCATCATACCTATCGTACTGGCATGTATGAGTATGAGCAAGGATAAAGTGGGCGCGCTGATTGTGGTAGAGCGTTCTGCTCCGCTGGATGATATCGTGGATACCGGTGATACTATAGATGCTAACATCAATCAGCTGTTGATAGAGAATATATTCTTTAAGAACTCACCGCTTCATGACGGGGCTATGGTGATAGCCAACAAGCGTATAAGGGCTGCTGGATGTATTCTCCCTGTATCGCATAATCTGGATATACCAAAGGATCTGGGATTGCGCCATAGGGCTGCAATGGGTATATCTCAGGAGTCGGACGCGATAGCTATTGTGGTATCTGAGGAGACCGGTAATATATCTGTGGCTATAAAAGGAACATTCCAGTTGCGCCTTTCGGCTGAGCAACTGGAAAGTATACTTACTCAAGAGATGGCTTGA
- the folP gene encoding dihydropteroate synthase, which produces MKGLINYTINAKGRLLDLSEPQVMGILNVTPDSFYAGSRKQTEKEIALRADQIIKEGGSIIDVGAFSTRPGAAVVSSEEEMARMRHALEIIRKQQPDAILSIDTYRPEVAEMAVEEFGADIINDVSEGGITGIANVPLANNGVEEYPAMFRMVAKLKVPYILMSVQKDIHDMMIGFSKEVQQLRDLGVKDIILDPGFGFGKTIRQNYKLMSEMEKLREMELPILVGISRKSMISKLLGFTADESLNGTSILNTIALQKGASILRVHDVKECVEVIKIVSEMLK; this is translated from the coding sequence ATGAAAGGCCTCATAAACTATACAATAAATGCAAAAGGACGCTTGCTTGATCTCTCTGAACCTCAAGTGATGGGTATCCTTAATGTTACACCAGATTCGTTTTACGCAGGGAGCCGTAAGCAGACTGAAAAGGAAATAGCGCTGCGTGCTGACCAGATAATAAAGGAAGGCGGATCTATTATAGATGTAGGCGCTTTCTCTACACGGCCCGGTGCTGCTGTGGTTTCTTCTGAGGAGGAGATGGCACGCATGAGGCACGCTCTTGAGATAATAAGGAAGCAGCAGCCTGATGCTATCCTGTCTATTGATACATATAGGCCGGAGGTGGCTGAGATGGCTGTAGAAGAATTTGGAGCGGATATCATCAATGATGTTTCGGAAGGTGGAATAACGGGTATCGCAAATGTTCCTCTTGCTAATAATGGGGTGGAGGAGTATCCTGCAATGTTCAGAATGGTGGCTAAGTTGAAGGTGCCGTATATACTGATGTCTGTACAGAAGGATATTCATGATATGATGATCGGTTTCTCTAAAGAGGTACAGCAGCTGCGCGACCTTGGTGTGAAAGATATCATATTAGACCCCGGCTTCGGATTCGGCAAGACGATAAGGCAGAATTATAAGTTGATGAGCGAAATGGAGAAGTTACGTGAAATGGAACTGCCTATACTCGTAGGCATATCAAGAAAGTCAATGATATCCAAATTGCTCGGTTTCACTGCGGACGAATCTCTGAATGGTACGTCAATACTTAATACCATAGCTTTGCAGAAAGGCGCGTCAATATTGCGCGTGCATGATGTGAAGGAGTGTGTGGAAGTTATAAAAATAGTAAGCGAAATGCTCAAATAA
- a CDS encoding SDR family NAD(P)-dependent oxidoreductase: MKKIALITGATSGIGEACARRFSAGGYDLILTGRKQDKLDSLQSELNADGTDVKLLTFDVRDRKAATEAVNSLTGKWCDIDVLINNAGLALGLEKEYELDPEKWETMIDTNIKGMLTMTHLIVPHMVERNRGHIINMGSLAGEAAYPGGNVYCATKSAVKAISDGLRIDLADTCIRVTNVKPGLVETNFSVTRFYGNKDKADNVYNGIHPLSGNDIADVAFYAASAPEHVQIAEVLVLATHQANSYVVSKDPNRKETLS, translated from the coding sequence ATGAAAAAGATTGCATTAATAACAGGAGCAACGAGTGGCATCGGCGAGGCATGTGCCCGTCGTTTCTCAGCAGGTGGATACGACTTGATACTTACAGGTCGCAAGCAGGACAAATTAGATTCATTACAGAGCGAACTTAATGCCGACGGCACAGATGTAAAGTTGCTTACCTTCGATGTACGCGATCGTAAAGCCGCTACCGAGGCAGTAAATTCTCTTACCGGCAAGTGGTGTGATATAGACGTACTTATCAACAATGCCGGACTGGCGTTAGGCTTAGAAAAAGAATACGAGTTAGACCCTGAGAAATGGGAGACGATGATAGACACCAACATCAAGGGAATGCTTACGATGACCCACCTTATAGTACCGCATATGGTAGAACGTAATCGTGGCCACATAATCAATATGGGCAGTCTTGCCGGCGAAGCAGCCTATCCGGGCGGTAATGTATATTGCGCCACCAAGTCAGCCGTTAAAGCCATCAGCGATGGTTTACGCATCGACTTAGCCGACACATGCATAAGAGTAACTAATGTCAAACCCGGATTGGTAGAGACCAACTTCAGTGTGACCAGATTCTATGGCAATAAGGACAAAGCAGACAATGTCTATAACGGCATCCATCCATTAAGCGGTAATGACATTGCCGATGTAGCATTCTATGCAGCAAGTGCCCCTGAGCATGTACAGATAGCAGAAGTACTTGTTCTTGCTACACACCAGGCTAACAGCTACGTGGTTAGCAAAGACCCAAACAGAAAAGAAACATTGAGCTAG
- a CDS encoding HAD family hydrolase, whose protein sequence is MKYKHILFDIDGTLVDNESAVINTWQQTIQELFGKHFEKDELNFVLGIPGVTTMQKLGAENPEEAFKLWGKNFQEHRNEITLFDGIDEVVRNLKQKHYKLGLITSRTRDELNNDDALCKIFHLFDVAICVTDTVNPKPSADPILAYFDRTGATPSDTLYIGDAAYDSQCAANSHVDFALATWSSGKKKIPCKYELEKPSDILNCSEFPNSSK, encoded by the coding sequence ATGAAATATAAACATATATTATTTGATATCGACGGCACCTTGGTTGACAATGAAAGTGCTGTCATAAATACATGGCAACAAACTATACAAGAACTTTTTGGTAAACATTTTGAGAAAGATGAACTAAACTTCGTATTAGGAATACCCGGCGTCACCACCATGCAGAAACTAGGAGCAGAAAATCCGGAAGAAGCTTTTAAGCTGTGGGGTAAGAATTTTCAGGAGCATAGAAACGAAATAACCTTGTTTGATGGAATTGATGAAGTAGTTAGAAATCTCAAGCAAAAGCATTATAAATTAGGATTGATTACTTCACGAACACGGGATGAGTTAAATAACGATGATGCTTTATGCAAGATCTTTCACCTTTTTGATGTCGCTATTTGTGTTACTGACACGGTAAACCCTAAACCGTCGGCAGACCCGATACTTGCATACTTTGATAGAACAGGAGCTACACCATCAGATACTCTGTATATCGGGGATGCTGCTTATGATAGCCAATGTGCTGCAAACTCACATGTTGATTTTGCACTAGCTACTTGGAGCAGTGGAAAAAAGAAAATACCGTGTAAATATGAACTTGAAAAGCCTTCTGATATTTTGAACTGTTCGGAATTTCCGAACAGTTCAAAATAA
- a CDS encoding YARHG domain-containing protein, translating to MTRILFIIIANLIALGYAKANDGVFRINGNELVPIHNTDIKVSKEILSIKKISEKQVAVSVYYEFDNPGEGQLINVGFEARPPQEDEEPLADDTFKKVPANAPHPFMHNFTVSMNGKILPFTNKVEYNQKYGSTKMYVYLFNADFVTGKNIIRHSYICDFSENVSSFYEFSYVLDAAKRWAGGKIGDFTLIVDMGDFASLGIPETFFDNISDWTMVGNGKIIDFKKSMKDKEDYSPDSLMKCYIRQGMIVFHKTDFVPMSNLNIFCLDGICTITTENINNDLFDARKYKDEFFCHIPFTDVKPKMKAKDEYSARVLRNIPFARRGYIFKDQSLQKFFEAMEWYMPDPNYRP from the coding sequence ATGACAAGAATATTATTTATAATCATAGCAAATTTAATAGCTCTGGGTTATGCAAAAGCTAACGACGGAGTGTTTCGTATCAACGGTAATGAGTTGGTACCTATCCACAATACAGATATAAAGGTGTCGAAAGAGATCCTGAGTATCAAGAAAATTTCAGAAAAACAAGTAGCGGTGTCTGTCTATTATGAATTTGACAATCCAGGTGAAGGACAACTCATAAATGTAGGTTTCGAGGCCAGGCCGCCACAGGAAGACGAAGAGCCCCTTGCTGACGATACTTTCAAGAAGGTACCGGCAAATGCGCCACACCCATTTATGCATAATTTCACTGTAAGTATGAACGGTAAGATACTGCCATTTACAAACAAAGTGGAATATAACCAGAAGTACGGCTCTACAAAGATGTATGTCTATCTGTTTAATGCAGATTTCGTTACCGGTAAAAATATAATCCGGCATTCTTATATCTGCGACTTCTCTGAGAACGTAAGTTCCTTTTATGAATTTAGTTATGTGCTCGATGCTGCCAAACGATGGGCCGGAGGTAAGATTGGTGACTTCACGCTGATTGTTGATATGGGAGACTTTGCCTCTTTAGGCATTCCTGAGACCTTCTTTGATAACATATCCGATTGGACGATGGTGGGTAACGGCAAAATAATTGATTTTAAGAAGAGTATGAAGGACAAAGAAGATTATTCTCCGGATAGTCTGATGAAATGTTATATCCGTCAGGGAATGATCGTTTTTCACAAGACAGACTTTGTACCCATGAGTAATCTGAATATATTCTGTCTGGATGGTATATGCACAATAACAACAGAGAATATAAATAATGATCTGTTTGATGCCCGAAAATATAAAGATGAGTTTTTCTGTCATATTCCATTTACAGACGTAAAACCAAAAATGAAGGCAAAGGATGAATATAGTGCCAGAGTATTAAGGAATATCCCATTTGCTCGAAGAGGATATATATTCAAGGATCAGAGTCTGCAAAAATTCTTTGAAGCGATGGAGTGGTACATGCCAGATCCGAATTATCGACCCTAG
- a CDS encoding AAA family ATPase, with translation MMKLGKPILFILSGLPASGKSTLAKLISKEYNAFYLRIDTIEQSLRDLCDLDVQGEGYRLAYRIANDNLDLKHHVVADSCNPINLTRQEWEKVAIQNKCLYINIEVICSNKREHEKRCETRDNEVAGLRLPTWDEIQNREYDVWESDYIKIDTANRSVEDSFSELKKKIVRYLEDNK, from the coding sequence ATGATGAAACTTGGTAAACCCATCCTATTTATATTATCCGGATTGCCCGCCTCGGGAAAATCGACGCTGGCAAAACTCATATCAAAAGAGTATAATGCTTTCTATTTGAGAATTGACACAATAGAACAATCTTTACGAGATTTATGCGACCTAGATGTACAAGGAGAAGGATACCGTCTGGCATATCGAATAGCAAATGACAATTTAGACCTGAAGCATCATGTTGTTGCGGACTCATGCAATCCCATAAATCTTACCCGCCAAGAATGGGAAAAAGTCGCCATCCAAAACAAATGTCTGTACATCAATATTGAAGTAATTTGCTCCAACAAGAGAGAACACGAGAAACGGTGTGAAACAAGAGATAATGAAGTAGCAGGACTACGACTCCCTACATGGGACGAAATTCAGAATAGGGAATATGACGTATGGGAAAGTGATTACATTAAAATAGATACCGCAAATAGATCGGTTGAAGATAGTTTTTCTGAATTAAAGAAAAAGATTGTCAGATATTTAGAAGACAACAAATAG
- a CDS encoding transposase: MKQKADQYNYNLGFSNLVLTHIIGYVGLKFHNACVNQDYVVIESCAKHYYDVCPNCAKKSYSVHSKYTRVLLDRPICGKKLSIKLTTRKFRCTNSKYPQSIFSKQPYGITRRYGRKILPALYSLQNMLIEMSSNKAALITPLLGIPQSSSTCLRIVNGITEKPINKADIKHICVDDFAYKKGISYGTVAVDADTHQVLDMIEGRNKADVVDYLKEYRHAEIVVRDRSSSYSAAINEAISNAQQIADRFHLVKNCSERIEVQIKSMYKSIIQELSKASETNDIDTTSNNHTLESIIHKIKPDPN; this comes from the coding sequence ATGAAACAAAAAGCAGATCAATACAACTATAATTTAGGGTTTTCAAACTTAGTATTAACACATATCATAGGCTACGTTGGTTTGAAATTTCACAATGCGTGTGTTAATCAAGACTACGTAGTAATAGAATCTTGTGCTAAACATTATTATGACGTATGTCCTAATTGTGCGAAGAAAAGCTATTCTGTCCACTCAAAATATACCAGAGTTTTATTGGACCGGCCTATTTGTGGTAAAAAGCTATCCATTAAATTGACCACAAGAAAATTTCGTTGTACAAATTCTAAATATCCTCAGTCTATCTTCTCAAAGCAGCCGTATGGTATAACTCGTAGATATGGAAGGAAAATCTTACCCGCTTTATACTCATTGCAAAATATGCTTATAGAGATGTCTTCAAATAAAGCTGCTTTAATTACACCCTTATTAGGTATACCTCAAAGTTCATCAACTTGCTTACGAATAGTAAATGGCATTACTGAAAAGCCTATCAACAAAGCTGATATTAAACATATATGTGTTGACGACTTTGCTTATAAAAAAGGAATATCTTATGGTACCGTTGCCGTTGATGCAGATACACATCAGGTTCTTGATATGATTGAAGGTAGAAACAAAGCAGACGTTGTTGACTATCTAAAAGAATATCGTCATGCCGAAATAGTTGTAAGAGATCGCTCTTCTTCCTATTCGGCAGCAATTAACGAAGCCATATCAAATGCGCAACAAATAGCAGATCGTTTTCATTTAGTCAAAAATTGCAGCGAACGTATTGAAGTTCAAATCAAGTCTATGTATAAGTCTATTATTCAAGAGTTATCAAAAGCGTCCGAAACAAATGACATAGATACAACATCTAATAACCACACCCTAGAATCCATAATACATAAGATTAAACCTGATCCTAATTAA
- a CDS encoding transposase: protein MNGSIHIRSQHIKNYFFCRGLVSDYDAIKNAIFRPFSNGLVEGINNKIKVVKLSMYGRASNKLLKIKMFHACTG, encoded by the coding sequence ATGAATGGATCGATACATATAAGGAGTCAACATATCAAGAACTATTTTTTTTGTAGAGGTTTGGTTTCTGATTATGATGCCATAAAGAATGCTATTTTTAGACCTTTTAGCAATGGATTGGTTGAGGGAATAAACAATAAGATTAAAGTTGTCAAGCTTAGCATGTATGGGAGGGCCAGTAATAAGTTACTGAAAATTAAAATGTTCCACGCTTGTACGGGCTAA
- a CDS encoding DUF2326 domain-containing protein: protein MKLHRLYCNDSRFHDITFNDGLNVVLGHVTHYYDMDKDSHNLGKSTLIDVIDFMLLKEIDKNFFLKRYPEQFVNHIFYLELLLNSKMYLTIRRSVAAATKISFKEHEASEDCGLATNWDKKDLSLKVAKKYLNDKLGFDVLTNWDYRKTVSFFLRTQMDYYNEFQLGKFMKSKHEQWKPIVFELLGYDSSALLKKYDLDDKQKELKTEIKAIREGKTISADDYDKVKSALDLRKSERDEMQKKIDTFSFYSEERIIGKDLVVETERKISELNTKEYALSYDLEKMKSSIKNIPTFDIEQLKKLYEEVKVIMPHSLAHNYQELLDFNVKVTKERNKYLREQIVNNEAQLDLIRNELKKLDNQRNMQLSVLQDKDTFRKFKIFEKKLASLEGDISRLEVQLQSIDTMSSMDEKIEEVSQQIILTSKDIKSEVSKSGDIPSVVKTNFNDIFYSIFGMSALLYVKPNSSGNVDFKVEVAPDENSDATAEGLGNSYRKMLCVAFDLAVLSVYSNKSFFRFVYHDGVFEGLDNRKKKLFIETARRYCQQYHLQYIFSSIEDDIPADILHSFKEEEKCLVLNDEDDGGKLFGFSY, encoded by the coding sequence ATGAAACTCCATAGATTATATTGTAATGATAGTCGTTTTCATGATATTACATTCAATGATGGGTTGAATGTAGTATTGGGCCATGTCACACATTATTATGATATGGATAAAGACTCCCATAATTTGGGCAAGTCTACTTTGATTGATGTGATTGACTTCATGCTTCTTAAGGAAATCGACAAGAATTTTTTTTTAAAGCGATACCCGGAGCAGTTTGTTAATCATATCTTCTATTTGGAGTTACTATTGAATTCTAAAATGTATCTTACAATAAGAAGATCCGTTGCTGCTGCGACAAAAATATCATTCAAGGAACATGAGGCAAGTGAGGATTGTGGTCTGGCTACCAACTGGGATAAGAAGGATTTGAGCCTGAAAGTGGCCAAGAAATATCTTAACGATAAGTTAGGCTTTGATGTACTGACAAATTGGGACTATCGCAAGACGGTATCTTTTTTCCTTCGTACGCAGATGGATTATTATAATGAGTTCCAACTTGGAAAGTTTATGAAAAGCAAGCATGAGCAGTGGAAGCCTATTGTTTTTGAACTCTTAGGATATGATAGCTCGGCTTTGTTAAAAAAATATGATTTGGATGATAAGCAGAAAGAACTAAAGACAGAGATTAAGGCAATCAGGGAAGGCAAGACTATCTCTGCTGATGATTATGATAAGGTGAAGAGCGCGCTTGATTTGCGTAAATCTGAGCGCGACGAGATGCAGAAGAAAATAGACACCTTCAGTTTCTATTCTGAAGAACGAATAATCGGTAAAGATTTAGTAGTTGAAACTGAGCGGAAAATATCAGAACTGAATACTAAAGAGTATGCTTTGTCATACGATTTGGAAAAGATGAAGTCATCGATTAAGAATATCCCTACTTTCGACATAGAACAACTGAAGAAACTCTATGAGGAGGTCAAAGTTATTATGCCTCATAGTTTAGCCCATAATTATCAGGAACTGTTAGATTTTAATGTAAAGGTTACTAAAGAGCGTAATAAGTATCTTCGTGAGCAGATAGTGAATAATGAAGCTCAACTTGATTTAATACGTAATGAGTTGAAAAAATTGGATAATCAGCGCAACATGCAACTTTCTGTTCTGCAAGATAAAGACACATTTCGTAAGTTTAAGATTTTTGAAAAAAAATTGGCATCACTGGAAGGCGATATATCTCGTCTTGAGGTTCAACTTCAGTCGATTGACACGATGTCTTCTATGGATGAAAAAATAGAAGAAGTTAGTCAACAGATTATTTTAACATCTAAGGATATAAAATCAGAAGTTTCTAAATCTGGAGATATTCCTTCTGTTGTAAAGACTAATTTTAATGATATCTTTTATTCCATCTTCGGCATGAGTGCTTTACTTTATGTAAAGCCTAATTCTAGTGGAAATGTTGATTTTAAAGTGGAAGTAGCTCCAGATGAGAATTCGGATGCAACTGCAGAAGGTCTTGGCAATAGTTATAGGAAGATGCTTTGTGTAGCTTTTGACCTAGCTGTGCTTTCGGTTTATAGTAATAAGTCGTTCTTCCGGTTCGTTTATCATGATGGAGTATTCGAAGGTCTCGACAATCGCAAGAAAAAATTGTTTATCGAGACTGCCCGCAGATATTGTCAACAGTATCACCTCCAATATATTTTCTCTTCTATTGAAGATGATATACCTGCCGATATTCTTCATTCTTTTAAGGAAGAGGAGAAGTGTTTGGTACTTAATGATGAGGACGATGGTGGAAAGTTGTTCGGATTTAGCTATTAG
- a CDS encoding ABC-three component system protein, with protein MIMYQSYAFDLLGDDEFEHLVVDICRKILGPGTHEFTKGRDGARDSSFEGTAQCYPSTVKPWKGKIIIQAKHISTVNSSCSDKNFFENSSSIVNREIKRINNIKADTGESFDCYLMFTNRKLTGGIHPQIKKRLKEGLGIQYADIIGIEDLTAYVNEYNDLIRKYRLLRNFLPDRFFEEDIQKVILLFSNNKDWAQISPIKEDNFDYINKKEKNKLNNVSEDYFADIRDNSLKSFDIIDDFLKDPRNVKLLQYYINTVSDLRGYIFQNKDSYTFEDILESIIRNIAGEKPDDDIFRVRALVRVFVHYMYWNCDIGRKK; from the coding sequence ATGATTATGTATCAAAGTTATGCATTTGACCTGCTTGGTGATGATGAGTTTGAACATCTTGTAGTCGATATTTGCAGGAAAATTCTTGGACCTGGTACTCATGAATTTACTAAGGGAAGAGATGGTGCACGCGATAGCTCATTTGAAGGAACAGCACAATGCTATCCATCAACTGTAAAGCCATGGAAAGGTAAAATAATCATTCAGGCTAAGCATATCTCTACTGTTAATAGCAGTTGTTCAGATAAAAATTTTTTCGAAAATAGCTCAAGTATAGTGAACCGTGAGATTAAACGAATTAATAATATAAAAGCTGATACAGGAGAGAGTTTTGATTGCTACTTGATGTTTACCAATCGAAAACTTACGGGCGGTATTCATCCCCAAATAAAGAAACGACTGAAGGAAGGTTTAGGTATCCAATATGCTGATATTATAGGTATTGAGGACTTAACAGCTTACGTGAATGAGTATAATGATTTAATCCGTAAATACAGACTGTTGCGGAATTTCCTTCCTGATAGATTCTTTGAAGAAGATATCCAAAAAGTTATATTACTATTTAGTAACAATAAGGATTGGGCTCAGATATCTCCCATTAAGGAGGATAATTTTGATTATATTAATAAGAAAGAAAAGAATAAGTTGAATAATGTAAGTGAAGATTATTTTGCTGACATTCGCGATAATTCTCTGAAGTCTTTCGATATTATAGATGACTTTCTAAAGGATCCAAGAAATGTAAAATTGCTTCAATATTATATCAATACAGTGTCAGATTTGCGAGGATATATTTTCCAAAATAAAGATTCTTATACATTTGAGGATATATTGGAATCAATTATACGAAATATTGCCGGTGAAAAGCCAGACGATGATATTTTCCGTGTAAGGGCACTAGTAAGGGTATTTGTTCACTATATGTATTGGAATTGTGATATAGGTCGTAAAAAGTAA
- a CDS encoding type II toxin-antitoxin system antitoxin SocA domain-containing protein — translation MEKYVDIKSPFTGGKVKEISTIETHEFRKETYDVHVRYYVCEDTGEKFTTTEQDEFLFNDLYSQYRVKHGIPFQEDIKNIRLRYGLNYQQITKILGFGANQYAQYEKGQIPSESNGKMISAIQNRNIMLNILKESKCEFAVQEYNKIVSIIEKSKEANEVDELQNIIYRNTKRSIYNGFGAMNINKLTEMIKFFISKEECLFPTKLNKELFYADFRHYQLHGISISGLNYKAIQYGPVPVHYDTIYDNIEGINKNIVMSHNNESSCLTCDNFNIEALSESEINTLNEVIKVIQPMTTEEIVNHSHKEDAWINYHNENKIIPYTEAFSLKLFL, via the coding sequence ATGGAAAAATATGTAGATATAAAAAGTCCTTTTACCGGAGGTAAGGTCAAAGAGATAAGTACTATCGAGACTCATGAGTTTCGAAAGGAAACATATGATGTACATGTTCGTTATTATGTATGTGAGGATACCGGAGAAAAGTTTACCACGACTGAACAGGATGAGTTCCTTTTCAATGATTTGTACTCTCAATACAGAGTAAAACATGGCATACCTTTTCAAGAGGATATAAAAAACATAAGGCTACGTTATGGATTGAATTATCAGCAGATTACTAAAATATTGGGATTTGGTGCTAACCAGTATGCGCAATATGAAAAAGGACAAATACCTTCTGAGTCTAATGGAAAAATGATCTCAGCCATTCAAAACAGAAATATTATGCTCAATATCCTGAAAGAGAGCAAATGCGAATTCGCTGTACAGGAATATAATAAAATAGTAAGCATAATAGAAAAAAGTAAAGAGGCTAATGAAGTAGATGAACTGCAAAACATTATTTATAGGAATACCAAACGCTCTATTTATAATGGATTTGGAGCAATGAATATTAATAAGCTAACTGAAATGATAAAGTTCTTCATAAGTAAAGAAGAGTGTTTGTTCCCTACTAAACTTAATAAGGAGTTATTTTATGCTGATTTTAGACATTACCAACTGCATGGGATTTCTATAAGCGGGCTCAACTACAAAGCTATTCAATATGGACCGGTGCCAGTACATTATGATACCATATATGATAATATTGAAGGCATCAACAAGAATATAGTAATGTCGCATAATAATGAAAGTTCCTGTTTGACATGCGATAATTTTAATATAGAAGCTTTATCAGAAAGTGAAATTAATACATTGAATGAAGTTATCAAAGTTATACAACCTATGACTACAGAGGAGATAGTAAATCATAGTCATAAGGAGGATGCTTGGATAAACTACCATAATGAGAATAAAATAATTCCATATACTGAAGCTTTCAGCTTAAAATTGTTTTTGTAA